The following are encoded together in the Xanthobacter autotrophicus Py2 genome:
- a CDS encoding hypothetical protein (KEGG: pvi:Cvib_0921 hypothetical protein), translated as MPIELARIDGVHVVQDDDGRVHWESGGAIDADGANGQNGAKFAYREDDKGLDALQNAGYPNGGWRNVLVERGDGEPLSDADGNIYSKTTYAWKGRPIPKRYVDAATIPYVVVNPLVRRHAVGVVIGCRALITYQQRSVVAVVADVSGATRIGELSIAAAKALGFRRSSPRNGGVDSGVRFEMWPGSAAIINGEIYELQPA; from the coding sequence ATGCCGATTGAGCTGGCCAGGATCGACGGTGTCCATGTGGTCCAGGACGACGATGGGCGCGTGCATTGGGAATCGGGCGGCGCCATCGACGCCGACGGGGCCAACGGGCAGAACGGTGCCAAGTTTGCCTATCGGGAGGACGACAAGGGCCTCGACGCTCTCCAGAACGCCGGCTATCCGAACGGCGGCTGGCGCAATGTGCTCGTCGAACGGGGCGACGGGGAACCCCTCAGCGACGCGGACGGCAACATCTATTCCAAGACCACCTATGCCTGGAAAGGTCGCCCCATCCCCAAGCGCTATGTGGATGCGGCGACGATCCCCTATGTGGTCGTCAACCCTCTGGTGCGCCGGCACGCAGTGGGCGTGGTGATCGGGTGCCGGGCGCTCATCACCTATCAGCAGAGGAGCGTCGTTGCGGTGGTGGCCGACGTGAGCGGAGCCACGCGCATTGGGGAATTGTCCATCGCCGCGGCCAAAGCTCTTGGCTTCCGCAGGTCGTCGCCGCGCAACGGTGGTGTCGATTCTGGCGTCCGGTTCGAGATGTGGCCCGGCAGTGCCGCCATCATTAACGGGGAGATCTACGAACTCCAGCCCGCGTGA
- a CDS encoding RNA polymerase, sigma 54 subunit, RpoN (TIGRFAM: RNA polymerase sigma-54 factor, RpoN~PFAM: sigma-54 factor; sigma-54 factor core-binding region; sigma-54 DNA-binding domain protein~KEGG: nwi:Nwi_0177 DNA-directed RNA polymerase subunit N) — MVLSPKLEFRQSQSLVMTPQLMQAIKLLQLSNMELVAYVEAELERNPLLERITEGDGPADSAGGETPSETAQRDDAPAPEPEAAVSGDWMPGDMEPSRAAMETRLDTDLGNVFPDDAPADRGAAGGGSTGQSPSTGEWGGGERGEDYNPEAFLTAEMTLADHLEAQLAVAMSDPARRLIGVNVIGLIDETGYFTGDLDQLAEQLGVARAEVEAMLKLIQTFEPSGVGARNLAECLAIQLRERDRFDPAMQALVANLELLARHDRNALKRVCAVDNEDLADMIGEIRRLDPKPGLAFGSGVVHPLVPDVYVRAGKDGEWLVELNSETLPRVLVNQTYHATVAKVARSAEDKSFLAECLQSASWLTRSLDQRARTILKVASEIVRQQDAFLLHGVRYLRPLNLRTVADAIGMHESTVSRVTSNKYISTPRGVVEMKFFFSSAISASGGGEAHSAEAVRHRIKLLIEAESAEDVLSDDTLVQKLKDEGIDIARRTVAKYREGMNIPSSVQRRREKMALRSEAS; from the coding sequence ATGGTGTTGAGCCCCAAGCTGGAATTCCGCCAGAGCCAGTCCCTGGTGATGACCCCGCAGCTGATGCAGGCCATCAAGCTGCTGCAGCTCTCCAACATGGAGCTGGTGGCCTACGTGGAGGCGGAGCTGGAGCGCAATCCGCTCCTGGAGCGTATCACCGAAGGCGACGGCCCGGCCGACAGCGCCGGCGGCGAGACCCCCTCCGAGACCGCCCAGCGGGACGACGCCCCCGCCCCCGAGCCCGAGGCCGCTGTTTCCGGCGACTGGATGCCCGGCGACATGGAGCCCAGCCGGGCGGCCATGGAAACCCGTCTCGACACCGATCTCGGCAACGTCTTCCCGGACGACGCCCCCGCCGACCGCGGTGCCGCCGGCGGCGGCTCCACCGGCCAGAGCCCCTCCACCGGCGAATGGGGCGGCGGCGAGCGCGGCGAGGACTACAATCCCGAAGCCTTCCTCACCGCCGAAATGACCCTGGCCGACCACCTGGAAGCCCAGCTTGCGGTGGCGATGAGCGATCCGGCGCGACGGCTGATCGGCGTCAACGTCATCGGCCTCATCGACGAGACCGGCTATTTCACCGGCGACCTCGACCAGCTGGCGGAGCAACTCGGCGTGGCGCGCGCCGAGGTGGAAGCCATGCTGAAGCTCATCCAGACCTTCGAGCCGTCTGGCGTGGGCGCGCGCAACCTCGCCGAATGCCTCGCCATCCAGCTCAGGGAGCGGGACCGCTTCGACCCCGCCATGCAGGCGCTGGTGGCGAACCTGGAGCTTTTGGCCCGGCACGACCGCAACGCCCTCAAGCGGGTCTGCGCCGTGGACAACGAGGACCTTGCCGACATGATCGGCGAGATTCGCCGGCTCGATCCCAAACCCGGCCTCGCCTTCGGCTCCGGCGTGGTGCATCCGCTGGTGCCGGATGTCTATGTGCGGGCGGGCAAGGACGGCGAGTGGCTGGTGGAGCTGAATTCCGAGACCCTGCCACGGGTGCTGGTGAACCAGACCTATCATGCCACCGTGGCCAAGGTAGCGCGCTCGGCCGAGGACAAGAGCTTCCTGGCCGAATGCCTCCAGAGCGCCAGCTGGCTGACGCGCTCCCTCGACCAGCGGGCCCGCACCATCCTGAAGGTGGCGAGCGAGATCGTGCGCCAGCAGGACGCCTTCCTGCTGCACGGTGTGCGCTATCTGCGGCCCCTGAACCTGCGCACGGTGGCCGACGCCATCGGCATGCACGAATCCACCGTCTCGCGAGTCACCTCCAACAAATACATCTCCACCCCGCGCGGCGTGGTGGAAATGAAGTTCTTCTTCTCGTCGGCCATTTCCGCCTCGGGCGGCGGCGAGGCCCATTCGGCCGAGGCCGTACGCCACCGCATCAAGCTGCTCATCGAGGCCGAGAGCGCGGAGGACGTGCTCTCCGACGACACCCTGGTGCAGAAGCTGAAGGACGAGGGCATCGACATCGCCCGCCGCACGGTGGCGAAGTATCGGGAAGGCATGAACATTCCCTCCTCGGTCCAGCGCCGCCGCGAGAAGATGGCCCTGCGCAGCGAGGCCAGCTGA
- a CDS encoding ABC transporter related (PFAM: ABC transporter related~SMART: AAA ATPase~KEGG: nwi:Nwi_0174 ABC transporter, ATPase subunit) — MNVLSMFGKSKARSSGITRRSESDTPRDTREWDEDDPHNAADYDDGGWDDTRYAALDGRGDGRDAQPFDSTSALAAFGIAKSYGGRQVVRDVSLNVRRGEAVGLLGPNGAGKTTCFYMVTGLVKADRGRIELDGHDITPMPMYRRARLGVGYLPQEASIFRGLSVEDNIMGVLEVTEPNRARRREETEALLEEFKITHVRKSPSIALSGGERRRLEIARALASQPSFMLLDEPFAGIDPIAVGDIQALVRHLTSRGIGVLITDHNVRETLGLIDRAYIIHSGSVLMEGDPESIVSSPEVRRLYLGEEFRL; from the coding sequence TTGAACGTCCTGTCCATGTTCGGCAAGTCTAAGGCAAGGTCCAGCGGCATCACCCGCCGGAGCGAAAGTGACACGCCGCGCGACACGCGCGAGTGGGACGAGGACGACCCGCACAACGCCGCCGACTATGACGACGGCGGCTGGGACGATACCCGCTACGCCGCCCTTGATGGCCGCGGCGACGGTCGCGACGCCCAGCCCTTCGATTCCACCAGCGCGCTGGCGGCCTTTGGCATCGCCAAGTCCTATGGCGGCCGGCAGGTAGTGCGCGACGTGAGCCTCAACGTCCGCCGCGGCGAGGCGGTGGGCCTGCTCGGCCCCAACGGCGCTGGCAAGACCACCTGCTTCTACATGGTGACCGGGCTGGTGAAGGCCGATCGCGGCCGCATCGAGCTGGACGGCCACGACATCACCCCCATGCCCATGTATCGCCGCGCCCGCCTCGGCGTCGGCTACCTGCCGCAGGAGGCCTCCATCTTCCGGGGCCTCTCGGTGGAGGACAACATCATGGGCGTGCTCGAGGTCACCGAGCCCAACCGCGCCCGCCGCCGGGAGGAGACCGAAGCCCTCCTCGAGGAATTCAAGATCACCCACGTGCGCAAGTCGCCCTCCATCGCGCTGTCGGGCGGCGAGCGGCGGCGCCTTGAGATCGCCCGTGCGCTGGCAAGCCAGCCCTCCTTCATGCTGCTGGACGAGCCCTTCGCCGGTATCGACCCCATCGCGGTGGGCGACATCCAGGCCCTGGTACGCCACCTCACCTCCCGCGGCATCGGCGTGCTCATCACCGACCACAATGTGCGCGAGACGCTTGGCCTCATCGACCGCGCCTACATCATCCATTCCGGATCGGTGCTGATGGAGGGCGATCCCGAATCCATCGTCTCCAGCCCCGAGGTGCGGCGGCTGTATCTCGGCGAGGAGTTCCGGCTATGA
- a CDS encoding OstA family protein (PFAM: OstA family protein~KEGG: bbt:BBta_0123 hypothetical protein), whose protein sequence is MIRQSQDRTGLAFRARRLAQAAAAAMLVAAPGTALVGVATSSSAVAQTSNVPNALQGFAKNRDQPVRINADSLEVRDKDKVAVFSGNVLVTQGDTTLRSKDLMVYYEGSVAQQAGGQPAGEQANGVDPSQKGQIRKLEAVGGVVVKTKEQTATGDSGVFEMKTNTVTLVGKPVVLTQGPNVIRGQKLVVDLVSGVSKFEGGRVESLIVPGSLKQDTLPKPADQGGQAPRR, encoded by the coding sequence ATGATCCGCCAGTCCCAGGACCGAACCGGCCTCGCCTTCCGCGCCCGGCGCCTCGCTCAGGCCGCAGCGGCGGCGATGCTCGTCGCGGCGCCCGGCACCGCCCTTGTGGGTGTTGCAACGTCAAGCAGCGCTGTGGCGCAGACTTCCAACGTGCCCAACGCTCTTCAGGGCTTTGCCAAGAACCGCGACCAGCCGGTGCGCATCAATGCGGATTCCCTTGAGGTGCGCGACAAGGACAAGGTCGCGGTGTTTTCCGGCAACGTGCTGGTGACCCAGGGCGACACCACGCTGCGCTCCAAGGACCTCATGGTCTATTACGAGGGCTCCGTGGCCCAGCAGGCCGGCGGCCAGCCCGCCGGGGAGCAGGCAAACGGCGTCGACCCGTCCCAGAAGGGCCAGATCCGCAAGCTGGAGGCCGTGGGCGGCGTGGTGGTGAAGACCAAGGAACAGACCGCCACCGGCGACAGCGGCGTGTTCGAGATGAAGACCAACACGGTCACCCTCGTGGGCAAGCCGGTGGTCCTCACCCAGGGCCCCAACGTGATCCGTGGCCAGAAGCTGGTGGTTGACCTCGTCTCCGGCGTGTCCAAGTTCGAGGGCGGGCGGGTGGAAAGCCTGATCGTCCCCGGCAGCCTGAAGCAGGACACCCTGCCCAAGCCCGCCGACCAGGGCGGACAAGCCCCCCGCCGCTGA
- a CDS encoding conserved hypothetical protein (KEGG: rpc:RPC_0418 hypothetical protein) has translation MNRHVSPDDLDRQGTVPAAALQDARLDARPDARLEASPTFRDYTDEEAALDQRASPDFSSARRHSKRVRWIKRLLPLSIVVAVVAIGAVSILSRLKLSIELPFEIGHLTLSGSRLTMELPKLSGFTDDNRGYRVTARTATQDLTHPDLIDLTDIEARLEMTDKGWAKVAAKVGTFDTKKQFITLGDGVDLAMNGGYGGRLQDAEVDVKAGTIATENPVVFTYLDGRLVADRLHVGDRGTRALFEGNVQLDFRMSNLPGQKSGEATPPAGAPAGTPAKLHGDAVGSVPATPAAQPTPLPPRRPVSNP, from the coding sequence ATGAACCGACACGTGTCGCCAGACGATCTCGACCGGCAAGGGACCGTGCCAGCGGCCGCGCTCCAAGACGCGCGGCTCGACGCGCGCCCTGATGCGCGCCTGGAAGCGTCTCCCACCTTCCGGGACTACACCGACGAGGAAGCCGCCCTCGATCAGCGCGCGAGCCCGGACTTTTCCAGCGCCCGGCGCCACAGCAAGCGTGTGCGCTGGATCAAGCGCCTGCTGCCGCTCTCCATCGTCGTCGCGGTGGTGGCCATCGGCGCGGTTTCCATCCTGTCGCGACTGAAGCTTTCCATCGAGCTTCCGTTCGAGATCGGGCACCTCACCCTGTCCGGCTCGCGCCTCACCATGGAGCTGCCGAAGCTCTCCGGCTTCACCGACGACAATCGCGGCTACCGCGTCACCGCGCGCACCGCCACCCAGGATCTGACCCACCCGGACCTCATCGACCTCACCGACATCGAGGCCCGGCTGGAGATGACCGACAAGGGTTGGGCCAAGGTCGCCGCCAAGGTGGGCACCTTCGATACGAAGAAGCAGTTCATCACCTTGGGCGACGGCGTGGACCTCGCCATGAACGGCGGCTACGGCGGCCGCCTGCAGGATGCCGAGGTGGACGTGAAGGCCGGCACCATCGCCACCGAGAACCCGGTGGTGTTCACCTATCTGGACGGCAGGCTGGTGGCCGACCGCCTGCACGTGGGCGACCGCGGCACCCGCGCCCTGTTCGAGGGCAACGTGCAGCTGGATTTCCGCATGTCCAACCTGCCCGGCCAGAAGTCTGGCGAGGCCACCCCGCCGGCAGGCGCGCCTGCCGGAACACCCGCCAAACTCCATGGCGACGCGGTGGGATCTGTGCCCGCCACGCCCGCCGCCCAGCCCACTCCCCTTCCCCCGCGACGTCCGGTGTCCAACCCATGA
- a CDS encoding 3'-5' exonuclease (PFAM: 3'-5' exonuclease~KEGG: rpa:RPA0046 3'-5' exonuclease) gives MTIRLHRGDLPADFVAAPVVAIDTETMGLNPFRDRLCLVQLSNGDGSADLVQIPQGADATTAPNLTRLLADPAITKLFHFGRFDIAVLQHTFHVMPQPVWCTKIASRLVRTYTDRHGLKDLLRETINVDISKQQQSSDWGAKDLSDAQLAYAASDVLHLHAVKAKLEEMLARENRTGLAAACFAFLPARAALDLSGWAEEDIFAHS, from the coding sequence ATGACCATCCGCCTGCATCGCGGCGACCTGCCCGCGGACTTCGTCGCCGCGCCCGTGGTGGCGATCGACACCGAGACCATGGGGCTCAACCCCTTCCGCGACCGGCTTTGCCTGGTCCAGCTGTCCAACGGCGACGGAAGCGCCGACCTGGTGCAGATCCCGCAGGGCGCCGACGCCACCACCGCGCCGAACCTCACGCGCCTTTTGGCCGATCCCGCCATCACCAAGCTGTTCCATTTCGGACGGTTCGATATCGCGGTGCTCCAGCACACCTTCCATGTGATGCCGCAGCCGGTGTGGTGCACCAAGATCGCCTCGCGGCTGGTGCGCACCTACACCGACCGCCACGGGCTGAAGGACCTGCTGCGCGAGACCATCAACGTGGACATCTCCAAGCAGCAGCAGAGCTCCGATTGGGGCGCCAAGGACCTCTCCGACGCCCAGCTCGCCTATGCCGCTTCCGACGTGCTGCACCTGCATGCGGTGAAGGCCAAGCTGGAGGAGATGCTGGCGCGGGAGAACCGCACCGGGCTCGCCGCCGCCTGCTTCGCCTTCCTGCCGGCGCGGGCGGCCCTCGACCTCTCGGGCTGGGCGGAAGAGGACATCTTCGCCCACTCCTGA
- a CDS encoding Cyanovirin-N domain protein (PFAM: Cyanovirin-N domain protein) produces the protein MKRNVVVAGLFGLLLALGWLVSAGEAMAQPVPGGSYLNSCNNVQVRRGRDLTAFCATRRGNWVQTRLNDFPSCRGDISNQDGQLWCVRGRPLPPPPAPGPQPLPPGSYQRSCRNAFVGPDNVLRAQCRAGGHVWIPAAVNLRYCWGARDIANFNGQLTCTR, from the coding sequence ATGAAGCGAAATGTCGTCGTCGCCGGCCTGTTCGGCCTGCTGCTGGCGCTGGGCTGGCTGGTCTCGGCCGGCGAAGCCATGGCCCAGCCGGTACCGGGGGGCAGCTATCTCAACAGCTGCAACAACGTGCAGGTGCGTCGCGGCCGCGACCTCACCGCCTTCTGCGCCACCCGTCGCGGCAATTGGGTGCAGACCCGGCTCAACGACTTCCCGAGCTGCCGGGGTGACATTTCCAACCAGGACGGCCAGTTGTGGTGTGTCCGTGGCCGGCCCCTGCCGCCGCCCCCCGCGCCGGGTCCCCAGCCGCTGCCGCCCGGCTCCTACCAGCGCAGCTGCCGCAATGCCTTCGTGGGCCCGGACAACGTCCTGCGGGCGCAGTGCCGTGCCGGAGGACATGTGTGGATCCCGGCAGCGGTCAACCTGCGCTATTGCTGGGGCGCGCGGGATATCGCCAATTTCAACGGTCAGCTGACCTGCACCCGTTGA
- a CDS encoding dihydroxy-acid dehydratase (TIGRFAM: dihydroxy-acid dehydratase~PFAM: dihydroxy-acid and 6-phosphogluconate dehydratase~KEGG: bra:BRADO2754 dihydroxyacid dehydratase (DAD)) encodes MPQYRSRTSTHGRNMAGARGLWRATGMKDGDFGKPIIAVVNSFTQFVPGHVHLKDLGQLVAREIEKAGGVAKEFNTIAVDDGIAMGHDGMLYSLPSREIIADSVEYMVNAHCADAMVCISNCDKITPGMLMAAMRLNIPAVFVSGGPMEAGKVLLSTGEKKVDLIDAMIAAADDKVTDADVQVMERSACPTCGSCSGMFTANSMNCLTEALGLALPGNGSTLATHADRERLFVEAGHLIVDLARRYYEQDDASVLPRSVASFKAFENAMTLDISMGGSTNTVLHLLAAANEGEVPFTMADIDRLSRRVPVLCKVAPAVANIHMEDVHRAGGIMAILGELDRGGLIHTDLPTVHAATMADALDRWDVKRTKSESVATFFRAAPGGVPTQVAFSQSRRWDDLDLDRETGVIRDVAHAYSKDGGLAVLYGNIALDGCIVKTAGVDASILKFTGKARIFESQDAAVEAILSTGRIQAGDVVLIRYEGPRGGPGMQEMLYPTSYLKSKGLGKACALVTDGRFSGGSSGLSIGHVSPEAAEGGAIGLVEEGDTIEIDIPNRIIRVAVSDEVLSQRRAAMEAKGDAAWKPADRKRVVSQALQAYAALTTSAARGAVRDVSRLRR; translated from the coding sequence ATGCCCCAGTACCGCTCCCGCACCTCCACTCACGGTCGCAACATGGCCGGCGCCCGCGGCCTGTGGCGCGCCACCGGCATGAAGGACGGGGATTTCGGCAAGCCCATCATCGCCGTGGTGAACTCCTTCACCCAGTTCGTGCCCGGCCACGTGCACCTGAAGGATCTCGGCCAGTTGGTGGCCCGCGAGATCGAGAAGGCCGGCGGCGTCGCCAAGGAATTCAACACCATCGCGGTGGATGACGGCATCGCCATGGGCCATGACGGCATGCTCTATTCCCTGCCGTCCCGCGAGATCATCGCCGACAGCGTGGAGTACATGGTCAACGCGCACTGCGCCGACGCCATGGTGTGCATCTCCAACTGCGACAAGATCACCCCCGGCATGCTGATGGCCGCCATGCGGCTCAACATCCCGGCGGTGTTCGTCTCCGGCGGCCCCATGGAGGCCGGCAAGGTGCTGCTCTCCACCGGCGAGAAGAAGGTGGACCTCATCGACGCCATGATCGCGGCGGCCGACGACAAGGTCACCGACGCCGACGTGCAGGTGATGGAGCGCTCCGCCTGCCCCACCTGCGGCTCGTGCTCCGGCATGTTCACCGCCAATTCCATGAACTGCCTCACCGAGGCGCTGGGCCTGGCTCTGCCCGGCAATGGCTCCACGCTCGCCACCCACGCCGACCGCGAGCGGCTGTTCGTGGAGGCCGGCCACCTCATCGTCGACCTCGCCCGCCGTTATTACGAGCAGGACGATGCCAGCGTCCTGCCGCGCTCCGTGGCCTCGTTCAAGGCGTTCGAGAACGCCATGACCCTGGACATCTCCATGGGCGGCTCCACCAACACGGTGCTGCACCTGCTCGCCGCCGCCAACGAGGGCGAGGTGCCCTTCACCATGGCCGACATCGACCGGCTGTCGCGCCGGGTGCCGGTGCTGTGCAAGGTGGCGCCCGCGGTGGCCAACATCCACATGGAGGACGTGCACCGCGCCGGCGGCATCATGGCCATCCTCGGCGAGCTGGATCGCGGCGGCCTCATCCATACCGACCTGCCCACCGTGCACGCCGCTACCATGGCCGACGCGCTGGACCGCTGGGACGTGAAGCGCACCAAGAGCGAGAGCGTCGCCACCTTCTTCCGCGCCGCGCCGGGCGGGGTGCCCACACAGGTGGCGTTCAGCCAGTCCCGCCGCTGGGACGACCTCGATCTCGACCGCGAGACCGGCGTCATCCGCGACGTGGCCCATGCCTATTCCAAGGACGGCGGCCTCGCCGTGCTGTACGGCAACATCGCGCTGGACGGCTGCATCGTGAAGACGGCGGGCGTGGACGCATCGATCCTGAAGTTCACCGGCAAGGCGCGCATCTTCGAGAGCCAGGACGCGGCGGTGGAAGCCATCCTCTCCACCGGGCGCATCCAGGCGGGCGACGTGGTGCTGATCCGCTACGAGGGTCCGCGCGGCGGGCCGGGCATGCAGGAGATGCTCTATCCCACGTCCTACCTGAAGTCGAAGGGCCTCGGGAAGGCGTGCGCGCTGGTCACCGACGGGCGCTTCTCGGGCGGCTCCTCGGGCCTGTCCATCGGCCATGTCTCGCCGGAAGCGGCGGAGGGCGGGGCCATCGGGCTGGTGGAGGAAGGCGACACCATCGAGATCGACATCCCGAACCGCATCATCCGCGTGGCGGTGTCCGACGAGGTGCTCAGCCAGCGCCGCGCCGCCATGGAGGCGAAGGGCGACGCCGCGTGGAAGCCCGCGGACCGCAAGCGCGTGGTCTCCCAGGCGCTGCAGGCCTATGCAGCGCTCACCACCTCCGCCGCCCGCGGTGCGGTGCGCGACGTGAGCCGCCTGCGGCGCTGA
- a CDS encoding Aromatic-L-amino-acid decarboxylase (PFAM: Pyridoxal-dependent decarboxylase~KEGG: mlo:mll0712 aromatic amino acid decarboxylase) — protein sequence MDGEAFRHWAHKAADWAADYRAGLRDRPVRAGTTPGEIVAQLPASAPEEAEPMADIFADFERILVPGMTHWQHPRFFAYFPANASPASVIGEFLSSAMGAQCLLWQTSPAATELEIVALDWLRQAVGLPEGFSGVIQDSASSATLCAFLTMRERALGFTGNRTGLAGRPQLRVYTSSEVHTSIDRAAWFCGIGDDNLVRIPTQGPLRSMVPQALEAAIQADKAAGFVPAGVVACVGGTSTGAMDDVAAVVEVAHRHGLFVHVDAAWAGSAMVCPEFRSLWAGVEQADSIVLNPHKWLGVQFDCSAHFLRSADDHLATLAIQPEYLRTHAHEGGDTGIVNFSEWTIQLGRRFRALKLWFVLRAHGLEGLRQMIRNHVAWSQALAARIACEPGFSLASTPVLSLFSFRHDPGDGRDGDAHMLALLQAINDGGQLYLTPTRVDGRLAIRFQAGSMDATADDVDAAFHIIRDTAHALS from the coding sequence ATGGACGGGGAGGCGTTCCGCCACTGGGCGCACAAGGCGGCGGACTGGGCGGCGGACTATCGCGCCGGCCTGCGCGACCGGCCGGTGCGCGCCGGCACCACGCCGGGGGAGATCGTGGCCCAGCTGCCGGCTTCCGCTCCGGAAGAGGCCGAGCCCATGGCCGACATCTTCGCGGATTTCGAGCGTATCCTGGTGCCGGGCATGACCCATTGGCAGCATCCGCGCTTCTTCGCCTACTTCCCGGCCAATGCCAGCCCCGCGAGCGTGATCGGCGAGTTCCTGTCCTCCGCCATGGGCGCCCAGTGCCTGCTGTGGCAGACCTCCCCTGCCGCCACGGAGCTGGAGATTGTCGCCCTCGACTGGCTGCGCCAGGCGGTGGGCCTGCCGGAAGGGTTTTCCGGCGTGATCCAGGATTCGGCGTCCTCGGCGACCTTGTGCGCCTTCCTCACCATGCGCGAGCGGGCGCTGGGCTTCACCGGCAACCGAACCGGGCTTGCGGGCCGGCCGCAGCTGCGGGTCTACACCTCCAGCGAGGTGCATACCTCCATCGACCGGGCGGCGTGGTTCTGCGGCATCGGCGACGACAATCTGGTGCGCATCCCCACCCAGGGCCCGCTCAGGAGCATGGTGCCGCAGGCGCTGGAGGCGGCCATTCAGGCCGACAAGGCGGCCGGGTTCGTGCCGGCGGGCGTCGTCGCCTGCGTGGGTGGCACCAGCACCGGCGCCATGGATGACGTGGCGGCCGTGGTGGAGGTGGCGCACCGGCATGGCCTGTTCGTCCATGTGGACGCGGCCTGGGCGGGCTCAGCCATGGTGTGCCCGGAATTCCGGTCCCTGTGGGCGGGGGTGGAACAGGCCGACTCCATCGTGCTGAACCCGCACAAGTGGCTCGGGGTTCAGTTCGACTGCTCCGCCCATTTCCTCAGGAGCGCCGACGACCATCTGGCGACGCTCGCCATCCAGCCGGAATATCTGAGGACCCACGCCCATGAGGGCGGGGATACCGGCATCGTCAATTTCAGCGAATGGACCATCCAGCTCGGCCGCCGCTTCCGCGCGCTGAAACTGTGGTTCGTGCTGCGCGCCCATGGCCTGGAAGGCCTCAGGCAGATGATCCGCAACCATGTGGCCTGGTCGCAGGCGCTGGCCGCGCGCATCGCCTGCGAGCCGGGCTTCTCGCTGGCCTCGACGCCTGTGCTGTCCCTGTTCTCCTTCCGCCACGATCCCGGCGACGGCCGCGACGGCGATGCCCACATGCTGGCCCTGCTGCAGGCCATCAATGACGGGGGGCAGCTCTATCTCACCCCGACCCGGGTGGACGGCCGCCTCGCCATCCGCTTCCAGGCCGGGTCCATGGACGCCACCGCGGACGACGTGGACGCCGCTTTCCACATCATCCGCGACACCGCTCACGCCTTGTCCTGA
- a CDS encoding conserved hypothetical protein (KEGG: rpc:RPC_1776 hypothetical protein) — MAPRKTSSPKVQPRRAAPADAAAPQMNLAESPLAWLARRTGKDGRALVDPTQLIAGERLRADFTRAQLTPRITSRWSEVSGAGTPEAFTDMVLAAKLRVARAMTAVGPELSGVLLDVCCFLKGLEAVERERLWPARTAKVVLGLALDRLAVHYGLSGSTQGRARAPVRSWHAAPETPAQG; from the coding sequence ATGGCGCCCCGCAAGACGTCCTCCCCCAAGGTCCAGCCCCGCCGCGCCGCCCCGGCGGATGCCGCCGCGCCGCAGATGAACCTCGCGGAAAGCCCCCTCGCCTGGCTGGCCCGGCGCACCGGCAAGGATGGCCGCGCCCTGGTGGACCCGACCCAGCTTATCGCCGGCGAGCGGCTGCGGGCGGACTTCACCCGCGCCCAGCTCACCCCGCGCATCACCAGCCGCTGGAGCGAGGTGTCCGGCGCCGGCACGCCGGAGGCCTTCACCGACATGGTGCTGGCCGCCAAGCTGCGCGTCGCCCGCGCCATGACGGCGGTGGGACCGGAACTGTCCGGCGTGCTGCTGGACGTGTGCTGCTTCCTGAAGGGGCTGGAGGCGGTGGAGCGCGAGCGGTTGTGGCCGGCACGCACCGCCAAGGTGGTGCTGGGCCTCGCACTCGACCGGCTCGCCGTCCATTACGGCCTCAGCGGATCGACCCAGGGCCGCGCCCGCGCCCCGGTGCGCAGCTGGCACGCCGCACCGGAGACGCCCGCGCAGGGGTGA
- a CDS encoding Chromosomal replication initiator DnaA domain (PFAM: Chromosomal replication initiator DnaA domain~KEGG: hne:HNE_0741 DnaA domain protein) — protein sequence MSYQPVEPHAACAQAPSRPSVAATPALSGTTGPTSCRLATAIVAAMAGLNVDALVDLRRSTAPVATARQIAMYLAHVGLGLSQAGVAQAFRRDRSTVAYACRRIEDLRDDPAFDHRVAQMEACLRWATER from the coding sequence ATGTCTTACCAGCCGGTCGAGCCCCACGCCGCCTGCGCACAGGCCCCGTCCCGCCCATCGGTCGCCGCGACCCCTGCCTTGTCTGGAACGACCGGGCCCACTTCCTGCCGGCTGGCGACGGCCATCGTCGCCGCCATGGCCGGGCTCAATGTGGATGCCCTGGTGGACCTGCGCCGATCCACCGCGCCGGTGGCGACAGCGCGGCAGATCGCCATGTACCTCGCCCATGTGGGCCTCGGCCTGTCGCAGGCGGGGGTGGCGCAGGCGTTCCGGCGCGACCGCTCCACCGTCGCCTATGCCTGCCGGCGCATCGAGGACCTGCGGGACGATCCCGCCTTCGACCACCGGGTGGCCCAGATGGAGGCCTGCCTGCGCTGGGCCACGGAGCGCTGA